In the genome of Streptomyces globosus, one region contains:
- a CDS encoding GH1 family beta-glucosidase encodes MTALDARPRTGTTLRFPEAFRWGTATAAYQIEGAAGEDGRTPSIWDTFSRTPGKVRNGDTGDTAADHYHRVDEDIALMRSLGVTDYRFSLAWPRVQPSGRGPAARKGLDFYRRLTDRLREAGIRPVATLYHWDLPQELEDAGGWPERETAYRFADYAALAAEALGDRVATWTTLNEPWCSAFLGYGSGVHAPGRTGDAGSLRAAHHLNLAHGLGVQALRAVLPAGAEVSLTLNLHAVRPRTDTPQDRDAVRRIDAVGNRIFLDPVFRGSLPEDLVRDTADITDWSFVKDGDCAAAAEPIDSLGINYYSPAAVAARTPGGADAAGPSPWAGAERHVRFVPVTGPRTAMDWPVDAGGLHELLLRLRDELPHVPLLITENGAAYEDYADPSGEVKDPERVAYLHAHLEAVHRAIGAGADVRGYFLWSLLDNFEWAYGYSKRFGIVHVDFPTQRRTPKSSARWYADVIARGGLTT; translated from the coding sequence ATGACCGCGCTCGACGCCCGCCCCCGCACCGGGACGACGCTCCGCTTCCCCGAAGCCTTCCGCTGGGGCACCGCCACCGCCGCCTACCAGATCGAGGGCGCCGCGGGCGAGGACGGCCGCACCCCGTCCATCTGGGACACCTTCAGCCGGACCCCCGGCAAGGTGCGCAACGGCGACACCGGCGACACCGCCGCCGACCACTACCACCGCGTGGACGAGGACATCGCCCTCATGCGGAGCCTCGGCGTGACCGACTACCGCTTCTCCCTCGCCTGGCCGCGCGTCCAGCCGTCCGGGCGGGGGCCCGCCGCCCGCAAGGGGCTCGACTTCTACCGGCGCCTCACCGACCGGCTGCGCGAGGCGGGCATCCGGCCCGTCGCGACCCTCTACCACTGGGACCTCCCGCAGGAGCTGGAGGACGCGGGCGGATGGCCCGAGCGGGAGACCGCCTACCGCTTCGCGGACTACGCGGCACTCGCCGCGGAGGCGCTCGGCGACCGCGTCGCCACCTGGACCACCCTCAACGAGCCCTGGTGCTCGGCCTTCCTCGGCTACGGCAGCGGGGTGCACGCCCCCGGCCGCACCGGCGATGCCGGATCGCTGCGCGCCGCCCACCACCTGAACCTGGCACACGGCCTCGGCGTCCAGGCGCTGCGCGCCGTACTGCCCGCCGGGGCGGAGGTGTCGCTGACGCTCAACCTGCACGCGGTGCGCCCCCGCACCGACACGCCGCAGGACCGGGACGCGGTGCGCCGGATCGACGCCGTCGGCAACCGGATCTTCCTCGACCCCGTCTTCCGGGGGAGCCTCCCGGAGGACCTCGTCCGGGACACCGCCGACATCACGGACTGGTCCTTCGTGAAGGACGGCGACTGCGCCGCGGCCGCCGAGCCGATCGACTCGCTGGGCATCAACTACTACTCCCCCGCCGCGGTCGCGGCCCGCACCCCCGGCGGCGCGGACGCCGCCGGGCCGTCGCCGTGGGCCGGTGCGGAACGGCACGTCCGCTTCGTGCCCGTCACCGGACCGCGCACGGCCATGGACTGGCCGGTCGACGCCGGCGGGCTGCACGAGCTGCTGCTGCGGCTGCGGGACGAACTCCCGCACGTCCCGCTGCTGATCACGGAGAACGGGGCGGCGTACGAGGACTACGCCGACCCGTCGGGCGAGGTGAAGGACCCGGAGCGGGTGGCCTACCTGCACGCCCATCTGGAGGCCGTGCACCGGGCGATCGGGGCGGGCGCCGACGTCCGCGGCTACTTCCTGTGGTCCCTCCTGGACAACTTCGAGTGGGCGTACGGCTACAGCAAGCGGTTCGGCATCGTCCACGTCGACTTCCCCACCCAGCGGCGGACGCCGAAGAGCAGCGCCCGCTGGTACGCGGACGTCATCGCCCGGGGCGGCCTGACCACCTGA